The following coding sequences are from one Mesorhizobium onobrychidis window:
- a CDS encoding recombinase family protein — MNINGLSCYPVASKQTANGGLQFEHPGNSSMTSAVAYDRVSTQRQGRSGLGIEAQRAAVARFAEAEGMIILQEFAEIETGKGADALDRRPQLNAALALARQTKCPVVVAKLDRLSRDVAFIAGLMVQRVPFIVAELGADADPFMLHLYAALAEKERRLISERTKAALASRRTSIKLGNPTNTAEAAAKGRKMSIEEADRFAQTVLPIIASIQRSGITSLRGLAIALNNRGVRTARNGQWQVSNVRNVLARQSPTLL; from the coding sequence ATGAATATCAATGGGTTGTCTTGCTATCCGGTGGCGAGTAAGCAAACTGCAAACGGTGGTTTGCAGTTTGAACACCCCGGAAACAGCAGCATGACGAGCGCGGTCGCCTACGATCGAGTCTCCACACAGCGGCAAGGACGCTCGGGCTTGGGCATCGAGGCCCAGCGTGCCGCGGTCGCCCGCTTTGCCGAGGCCGAGGGGATGATCATCCTCCAGGAGTTCGCCGAGATCGAAACCGGAAAGGGCGCGGATGCTCTTGATCGACGGCCGCAATTGAATGCCGCCCTCGCCCTTGCCCGCCAGACAAAATGCCCGGTGGTCGTGGCCAAGCTCGATCGCCTCTCTCGTGATGTCGCCTTCATTGCCGGACTGATGGTCCAGCGCGTTCCGTTCATCGTCGCCGAACTCGGCGCTGACGCCGACCCGTTTATGCTGCACCTTTACGCCGCTTTGGCCGAGAAGGAGCGTCGATTGATCTCGGAGCGCACCAAAGCCGCCCTCGCCTCACGCAGGACGAGCATAAAGCTCGGCAATCCGACCAACACCGCCGAAGCTGCGGCGAAAGGTCGGAAGATGTCGATCGAAGAAGCCGACCGGTTTGCCCAGACCGTGCTGCCAATCATCGCTTCCATTCAGCGGTCGGGCATCACCAGCCTACGTGGACTGGCAATCGCTCTAAACAACCGTGGCGTTCGCACAGCGCGCAATGGCCAATGGCAGGTGTCGAACGTGCGCAACGTTCTCGCGCGGCAATCCCCTACTCTTTTATAA
- a CDS encoding DUF899 family protein: MNISELRYPNESNEYRDARAALLKDEQELIDKVKSVAEKRRNLPPGGQLKEDYVFQWANDGKVGTSVKFSELFADKNTLLLYSFMFGPNWDKPCPSCTSLVDGFDRSWYQVTQSGASFVAIAKAPAERINAWAKQRGWSQIWLVSGSESPYQADYKCQGDTDDMQWPVMHVFMKRDGRIFHFWELKR, from the coding sequence ATGAACATTAGTGAACTCCGGTATCCTAACGAAAGCAACGAGTATCGCGATGCGCGCGCAGCATTGCTCAAGGATGAGCAAGAACTTATCGACAAGGTGAAATCCGTGGCGGAAAAACGTCGCAACCTCCCTCCCGGCGGGCAATTAAAGGAGGACTACGTCTTCCAGTGGGCCAACGATGGGAAAGTTGGAACGAGCGTGAAGTTCTCTGAGCTGTTTGCCGATAAAAACACGCTGCTGCTCTACTCATTCATGTTTGGTCCGAACTGGGACAAACCTTGCCCTTCCTGCACGTCACTGGTCGATGGGTTCGATCGAAGCTGGTATCAAGTAACCCAAAGTGGCGCCTCGTTCGTCGCAATTGCCAAAGCCCCAGCCGAACGAATTAATGCCTGGGCCAAACAACGCGGATGGTCGCAGATCTGGCTGGTTTCCGGATCGGAGTCTCCCTATCAGGCGGATTACAAGTGCCAGGGGGATACTGACGACATGCAATGGCCAGTGATGCATGTATTCATGAAGCGGGACGGAAGGATTTTTCATTTCTGGGAACTGAAACGATGA